One Phycisphaera mikurensis NBRC 102666 DNA window includes the following coding sequences:
- a CDS encoding ABC transporter ATP-binding protein produces MVDTAPEPRPDAVLVACSGVEKSFGEGNAKVRVLRGASFDAHAGEMTYLVGPSGCGKTTLISVIGAILSADDGEVSVLGTDLRVLSRPKLADFRLRHFGFVFQQFNLLPALTAAENAAIPRVARGESTGDAEEHARQLLAELGLGDHADKMPAQLSGGQQQRVAIARALVHEPSVLICDEPTASLDAASGSNVMALLSDLAVEGDRSVIIVTHDDRIFDHADVIHHMADGEIEEVEDRREQAGRRREERNGGRPADRREEAPETDAVRGSCAGNDQNR; encoded by the coding sequence TTGGTTGACACCGCCCCCGAGCCCCGGCCCGACGCGGTGCTGGTCGCCTGCTCCGGCGTCGAGAAGAGCTTCGGCGAGGGCAACGCGAAGGTCCGCGTGCTCCGCGGCGCGAGCTTCGACGCGCACGCCGGGGAGATGACGTACCTGGTGGGGCCCTCGGGCTGCGGCAAGACGACGCTGATCTCGGTGATCGGCGCGATCCTCTCCGCCGACGACGGCGAGGTCTCGGTCCTGGGCACCGACCTCCGGGTGCTCTCGCGGCCGAAGCTCGCCGACTTCCGGCTGCGGCACTTCGGCTTCGTCTTCCAGCAGTTCAACCTGCTGCCGGCGCTGACCGCCGCCGAGAACGCGGCCATCCCGCGGGTGGCCCGCGGCGAGTCCACGGGCGACGCGGAGGAGCACGCGCGGCAGCTGCTGGCCGAGCTCGGCCTCGGGGACCACGCCGACAAGATGCCCGCCCAGCTCTCCGGCGGGCAGCAGCAGCGGGTGGCGATCGCGCGGGCGTTGGTCCACGAACCCAGCGTCCTGATCTGCGACGAGCCGACGGCCTCGCTCGACGCGGCGTCGGGCTCGAACGTTATGGCGCTGCTCTCGGATCTCGCGGTGGAGGGCGACCGCTCCGTGATCATCGTCACGCACGACGACCGCATCTTCGACCACGCCGACGTCATCCACCACATGGCCGACGGCGAGATCGAGGAGGTGGAGGACCGGCGCGAGCAGGCGGGCCGGCGGCGTGAGGAGCGCAACGGAGGCCGGCCCGCGGACCGCCGCGAAGAAGCCCCCGAAACCGACGCGGTCCGCGGATCTTGCGCGGGCAACGACCAGAACCGCTGA
- a CDS encoding c-type cytochrome, translating to MADHTEEPTTLADAPPEEKRKGTALIMGGIFLFFAACFVAALFVEWMPSDPEIAGGFGYTVDPLYSFIYWTSVFFFIVVGLLMFVFAALGRQRKHERNEVRHGATHNTLLEIGWTTPPLILVLAFFLLGFRGYLDMVTIPGGAGGAYLVDVEAYQWGWQFTYPNGGVNSGGANQVVLDVPAGRPVRFRLSSRDVLHSLYLPDQRIKKDCVPGRYNEMWIEVPVSDQIQPGGVYKDFALRCTEYCGQQHSQMNGILRVWHPDDWAAREEAINTWNKPEADGSRMSPVELGKYVWEQSGGCVSCHSIDGSSGTGPSWKNLYSPGGGDHEHPGIDEIDEAYILESIYYPGNYIVPGYPNQMASYAGQLNYGDVLAVDAFIRSISEGFPEDQIRKEWPAEYDGRTWLDMSNQPTGPPLK from the coding sequence ATGGCCGACCACACCGAAGAACCCACGACCCTCGCCGACGCTCCGCCGGAGGAGAAGCGGAAGGGCACCGCCTTGATCATGGGCGGCATCTTCCTGTTCTTCGCGGCGTGCTTCGTCGCGGCGCTCTTCGTCGAGTGGATGCCCAGCGACCCGGAGATCGCCGGCGGCTTTGGCTACACGGTCGACCCGCTCTACTCGTTCATCTACTGGACGAGCGTGTTCTTCTTCATCGTGGTGGGTCTGCTGATGTTCGTCTTCGCCGCCCTGGGGCGGCAGCGCAAGCACGAGCGCAACGAGGTCCGCCACGGGGCGACCCACAACACGCTCCTGGAGATCGGCTGGACCACCCCGCCGCTCATCCTCGTGCTCGCCTTCTTCCTCCTGGGCTTCCGCGGCTACCTCGACATGGTCACGATCCCCGGCGGCGCCGGCGGCGCCTACCTGGTCGACGTCGAGGCGTACCAGTGGGGCTGGCAGTTCACCTACCCCAACGGCGGCGTCAACTCCGGCGGTGCGAACCAGGTCGTGCTCGACGTGCCCGCCGGGCGGCCGGTGCGGTTCAGGCTGTCCTCGCGCGACGTTCTGCACTCGCTTTACCTGCCCGACCAGCGGATCAAGAAGGACTGCGTGCCGGGCCGGTACAACGAGATGTGGATCGAGGTGCCCGTGAGCGACCAGATCCAGCCCGGCGGCGTCTACAAGGACTTCGCGCTGCGTTGCACCGAGTACTGCGGCCAGCAGCACAGCCAGATGAACGGCATCCTCCGCGTCTGGCACCCCGACGACTGGGCCGCCCGCGAAGAGGCGATCAACACCTGGAACAAGCCCGAAGCCGACGGCAGCCGGATGAGCCCCGTCGAGCTGGGGAAGTACGTGTGGGAGCAGAGCGGCGGCTGCGTCTCGTGCCACTCCATCGACGGCAGCTCCGGCACGGGCCCGAGCTGGAAGAACCTCTACAGCCCCGGCGGCGGCGACCACGAGCACCCCGGCATCGACGAGATCGACGAGGCGTACATCCTCGAGTCGATCTACTACCCCGGCAACTACATCGTGCCCGGCTACCCGAATCAGATGGCCAGCTACGCCGGGCAGCTGAACTACGGCGACGTGCTCGCCGTGGACGCGTTCATCCGCAGCATCAGCGAGGGCTTCCCCGAGGACCAGATCCGCAAGGAGTGGCCCGCCGAGTACGACGGCCGCACCTGGCTGGACATGAGCAACCAGCCCACCGGGCCCCCGCTGAAGTGA
- a CDS encoding cytochrome c oxidase subunit 3: MEAAAETANRRPTPPPHVVPRGTSELGMYLFLASLGLLFAASMLGYGIFRIMATMERQTTVSAAGSVLNAAGDSVRPPLPLQSLSLPWPLWFSSGVILLSGWTLHRAVQKVRVEKLAEFRQMLVATLLLSMLFLIVQTPALIALVMERQADHATALSGFLFFLILLHALHVVGGVVPLFKVTLSAYAGRYDHEHYGPVKMLAMYWHFLDLVWIVMFGVFLALG; this comes from the coding sequence ATGGAAGCCGCCGCCGAGACCGCGAACCGCCGCCCGACCCCCCCGCCGCACGTCGTCCCGCGGGGCACGTCGGAGCTGGGCATGTACCTGTTCCTCGCGTCGCTGGGCCTGCTGTTCGCGGCCTCCATGCTGGGCTACGGCATCTTCCGGATCATGGCGACGATGGAGCGGCAGACAACCGTGTCCGCCGCCGGCTCGGTGCTCAACGCGGCGGGAGACTCGGTCCGGCCGCCGCTGCCGCTGCAGAGCCTGAGCCTGCCGTGGCCGCTGTGGTTCTCTTCGGGGGTGATCCTGCTGTCGGGCTGGACGCTGCACCGGGCGGTGCAGAAGGTCCGCGTGGAGAAGCTCGCCGAGTTCCGCCAGATGCTCGTGGCGACGCTGCTGCTCTCGATGCTGTTCCTGATCGTCCAGACGCCGGCGCTGATCGCGCTGGTCATGGAGCGTCAGGCCGATCATGCCACCGCCCTCTCGGGCTTCCTCTTCTTCTTGATCCTGCTGCACGCCCTGCACGTCGTCGGCGGCGTCGTCCCGCTGTTCAAGGTGACGCTCAGCGCGTACGCCGGGCGCTACGACCACGAGCACTACGGGCCGGTGAAGATGCTGGCGATGTACTGGCACTTCCTGGACCTGGTGTGGATCGTGATGTTCGGCGTCTTCCTCGCGCTGGGGTAG
- a CDS encoding cytochrome c oxidase subunit I: MSVIDQPSGGVLAPQPRDPSTDLEAAGGHTDQWGNPVDVSGTNNYITYGKGFLSWALTIDHKRIALMYLVGVLAAFFLGGTMAIVLRTMLLTNSDFAAGAEGLKSVEYLKFYNQAFTIHGAVMVFMFIIPAIPGVIGNFALPMMVGAKDVAFPKLNLMSFYCWLVGSIMFLIVLTQGGLDTGWTFYTPYSIQTTTAATWAVMGAFVLGFASILTGVNFIATVHMLRPASQGWFRLPLLLWALYATAIIQILATPVLAITLLLVAAERTLGVGIFDPALGGDPVLFQHFFWFYSHPAVYIMILPALGVVSEIVSVFSRKHIFGYKFIAFSSLAIALFGFIVWGHHMFTSGQSWLLNALFSLVSMSVAIPSAVKVFNWLATMYRGRIRLDTPMLYAMGFIWLFTIGGLTGLFLASLSVDIHFHDTYFVVAHFHYVMVGSTLFAFIGGLYYWWPKMFGKGYDEYWGRIGAIVVFLGFNLTFFIQFLAGSLGMPRRYGDYADEFQVYHIVSTIGSYVLTVGLFIVLFNWIWSLWKGKAAPANPWGANTPEWQSTSPPEHANFKTAPIITDPYCFDGWAYREDIDGYVMRDDYEERSVPRH; the protein is encoded by the coding sequence ATGAGCGTCATCGACCAACCCAGCGGAGGCGTGCTGGCCCCCCAGCCCCGCGATCCTTCCACCGACCTCGAGGCCGCCGGCGGCCACACCGACCAGTGGGGCAACCCGGTCGACGTCAGCGGCACGAACAACTACATCACGTACGGCAAGGGGTTTCTGTCGTGGGCGCTCACGATCGACCACAAGCGCATCGCGCTCATGTACCTGGTCGGCGTGCTGGCGGCGTTCTTCCTCGGCGGCACGATGGCCATCGTCCTGCGGACGATGCTGCTGACCAACAGCGACTTCGCCGCGGGCGCCGAGGGCCTCAAGAGCGTCGAGTACCTGAAGTTTTACAACCAGGCCTTCACGATCCACGGGGCCGTGATGGTGTTCATGTTCATCATCCCGGCGATCCCGGGCGTGATCGGCAACTTCGCCCTGCCCATGATGGTCGGGGCGAAGGACGTCGCGTTCCCGAAGCTCAACCTGATGAGCTTCTACTGCTGGCTCGTCGGCTCGATCATGTTCCTGATCGTGCTCACCCAAGGCGGCTTGGACACCGGCTGGACCTTCTACACGCCGTACTCGATCCAGACGACCACCGCGGCGACGTGGGCGGTCATGGGTGCCTTCGTGCTCGGCTTCGCCTCGATCCTCACGGGCGTCAACTTCATCGCGACGGTCCACATGCTCCGCCCGGCGAGCCAGGGCTGGTTCCGCCTGCCGCTGCTTCTGTGGGCTCTGTACGCCACCGCGATCATCCAGATCCTCGCCACCCCGGTGCTGGCGATCACGCTGCTGCTGGTGGCGGCCGAGCGGACGCTGGGCGTGGGCATCTTCGACCCGGCCCTCGGCGGCGACCCGGTGCTCTTCCAGCACTTCTTCTGGTTCTACAGCCACCCGGCCGTGTACATCATGATCTTGCCCGCCCTGGGCGTGGTCAGCGAGATCGTCTCGGTCTTCAGCCGCAAGCACATCTTCGGCTACAAGTTCATCGCCTTCAGCTCGCTGGCGATCGCTCTGTTCGGCTTCATCGTGTGGGGCCACCACATGTTCACCAGCGGCCAGAGCTGGCTGCTGAACGCGCTGTTCTCGCTCGTCTCGATGAGCGTGGCGATCCCCTCGGCCGTGAAGGTGTTCAACTGGCTGGCGACGATGTACCGCGGCCGCATCCGGCTCGACACGCCCATGCTTTACGCGATGGGCTTCATCTGGCTGTTCACGATCGGCGGCCTCACCGGCCTCTTCCTGGCGAGCCTCAGCGTCGACATCCACTTCCACGACACGTACTTCGTGGTCGCCCACTTCCACTACGTGATGGTGGGCTCGACGCTCTTCGCCTTCATCGGCGGCCTCTACTACTGGTGGCCGAAGATGTTCGGCAAGGGCTACGACGAATACTGGGGCCGCATCGGCGCGATCGTCGTCTTCCTGGGCTTCAACCTGACCTTCTTCATCCAGTTCCTCGCCGGTTCGCTGGGCATGCCCCGCCGCTACGGCGACTACGCCGACGAGTTCCAGGTCTACCACATCGTCTCGACGATCGGCAGCTACGTGCTGACGGTGGGCCTGTTCATCGTGCTGTTCAACTGGATCTGGAGCCTGTGGAAGGGCAAGGCCGCGCCGGCCAACCCCTGGGGCGCCAACACCCCCGAGTGGCAGTCGACCAGCCCGCCCGAGCACGCGAACTTCAAGACCGCCCCGATCATCACGGATCCCTACTGCTTCGACGGCTGGGCGTACCGCGAGGACATCGACGGCTACGTCATGCGGGACGATTACGAGGAGCGGTCGGTGCCGCGGCACTGA
- a CDS encoding cytochrome C oxidase subunit IV family protein, translating to MSEALEQDKLGGESAAEAQGPARRVEAHAHGFGDANADHDHHDHGPSYKLLTLVFVTLLALTWLTVHVVNYDFGYNGNLILAMAIATVKVAVVGLWFMHLRYDPPIFGFTLLLSFAFVALFIIFTLLDTSEVLYRVQEAATTSASQ from the coding sequence ATGTCGGAAGCACTCGAACAGGACAAGCTCGGCGGCGAGTCCGCGGCGGAAGCCCAGGGTCCCGCCCGCCGCGTCGAGGCGCACGCGCACGGGTTCGGCGACGCGAACGCCGACCACGACCACCACGACCACGGCCCCAGCTACAAGCTGCTGACCCTGGTCTTCGTCACGCTGCTCGCCCTGACGTGGCTGACCGTGCACGTCGTCAACTACGACTTCGGCTACAACGGCAACCTGATCCTGGCGATGGCGATCGCGACGGTGAAAGTCGCGGTGGTGGGGCTCTGGTTCATGCACCTGCGCTACGACCCGCCGATCTTCGGCTTCACGCTGCTGCTCTCCTTCGCGTTCGTCGCGCTGTTCATCATCTTCACGCTGCTGGACACCTCCGAGGTCCTCTACCGCGTGCAGGAAGCGGCGACGACCTCGGCCAGCCAGTAG
- a CDS encoding efflux transporter outer membrane subunit, producing the protein MKRPLPPRRGPSGLRTGIGRGPRLAAAFAASIALAGCRVGPDATEADLDHRLNERYRHTEPATPVPAEAGLSAWWEGFDDPVMTRLVRRALVGSLDLAAARERIVAARARRGVVDADRLPQLTAEGSYGYLATGEEALSFNGAPPGVETELYALGVVAGWELDLWGRVGRLVEAADAEIAFAVEDFRAVRVSLAASVARQVVTVRALDAEIETVRRGLDADRDVLSIAEARQAAGFSDALDAARAQRVLAQDLAVLPGLHAERASALLQLDALLGLAPGSVVIEPRGAGPAAAPGSRAAALVLDGPLPAAGVPADLLLRRPEVRRAAAALAAATARVGAAEAERFPRVTLSGSLRLQGPQVGDATDWDARVLQLGPSVSLPLFQGGRIRANVVRADARRRESLALFERAVVEAQREVETAAVRRFRGAERVRRLAAAAAAAVDTETLARDRYTAGASDFLSVTEAVTTRLGIQRLKVNAERETLLRLIDLYAALGGGW; encoded by the coding sequence GTGAAGCGCCCGCTCCCCCCGCGCCGCGGACCGTCGGGTCTCCGCACCGGGATCGGCCGCGGTCCGCGGCTGGCGGCGGCGTTCGCGGCTTCGATCGCCCTCGCCGGCTGCCGCGTCGGGCCCGACGCCACCGAGGCCGACCTCGATCACCGGCTGAACGAACGGTACCGCCACACGGAGCCGGCGACGCCCGTGCCCGCCGAAGCCGGCCTCTCCGCCTGGTGGGAGGGCTTCGACGACCCGGTGATGACGCGGCTGGTGCGGCGGGCGCTCGTCGGCAGCCTCGATCTCGCCGCCGCCCGTGAGCGGATCGTCGCCGCCCGGGCCCGCCGCGGCGTCGTCGACGCCGACCGCCTGCCGCAGCTCACCGCCGAGGGCAGCTACGGCTACCTCGCCACCGGCGAGGAGGCGCTGTCCTTCAACGGGGCGCCGCCCGGCGTCGAGACCGAGCTGTACGCGCTGGGCGTCGTCGCCGGCTGGGAGCTGGACCTCTGGGGCCGCGTGGGCCGCCTCGTCGAGGCCGCCGACGCCGAGATCGCCTTCGCCGTGGAGGACTTCCGCGCCGTCCGCGTCAGCCTCGCCGCCTCGGTCGCCCGGCAGGTCGTCACCGTCCGCGCCCTGGACGCCGAGATCGAAACGGTCCGCCGCGGGCTCGACGCCGACCGCGACGTGCTCTCGATCGCCGAGGCCCGGCAGGCCGCCGGCTTCAGCGACGCGCTCGACGCCGCCCGCGCCCAGCGCGTTCTCGCGCAGGACCTCGCGGTGCTGCCCGGCCTGCACGCGGAGCGGGCCTCGGCGCTGCTCCAACTCGACGCGCTGCTGGGCCTCGCCCCCGGCTCGGTCGTCATCGAGCCCCGCGGCGCCGGTCCCGCGGCGGCGCCCGGCTCGCGTGCCGCGGCGCTGGTCCTGGACGGCCCGCTCCCCGCCGCCGGCGTGCCGGCGGACCTCCTGCTCCGCCGGCCGGAGGTCCGCCGGGCCGCCGCGGCCCTCGCCGCCGCCACGGCGCGCGTCGGCGCCGCGGAGGCCGAGCGTTTCCCCCGTGTCACGCTCAGCGGATCGCTGCGCCTGCAGGGCCCGCAGGTCGGCGACGCCACCGACTGGGACGCGCGCGTCCTGCAGCTGGGGCCATCGGTCTCGCTCCCGCTGTTCCAAGGCGGCCGCATCCGCGCCAACGTCGTCCGAGCCGACGCCCGCCGCCGCGAGTCGCTCGCCCTGTTCGAGCGGGCGGTTGTCGAAGCGCAGCGCGAGGTGGAGACCGCCGCCGTCCGCCGCTTCCGCGGCGCCGAGCGGGTCCGGCGCCTGGCCGCCGCCGCCGCCGCCGCGGTGGACACCGAAACGCTCGCCCGCGACCGCTACACCGCCGGCGCCTCGGACTTCCTCTCGGTGACCGAAGCCGTGACCACCCGCCTGGGCATCCAGCGCCTGAAGGTCAACGCCGAGCGCGAGACGCTCCTCCGCCTCATCGACCTCTACGCCGCCCTCGGCGGCGGCTGGTGA
- a CDS encoding cytochrome c oxidase subunit 3, translating into MSATADPAQNPADDGGHHDAHGEHGHDPNLAHHFDTMEQQFESGKLGMWVFLATEILMFGGLFCAYAIYRGNNPEIFLFAHQALDTNMGAINTVVLLASSFTMAVGVKAASQGRQALLLSMLVITFLGGVGFMTIKSMEYVAKWDKGLWIGDKNVFYANAEGFESAEAKQKKEDSTIQYIESHGHGDGHGGDASHDAPAAHGGDAAHAGDHSDAPLEMTDRRAGVPGGTPGEVHDGPVAENAAVGGHADAPVTEDPAEVAAGRPGENAAVQPGNTTGVGLAEDHGSGSSPAPGPDAADVVTQPAPVLGGTPSWPPVPADHMVLPAPVNLAAATNEPFLNAAPEVGVIEGMVSGSAEVQAKELAGPKQYPGFHSLSPLDQERTHIFFQIYFVMTGLHGLHVLIGMGLIFWVTVAAIKTPFGPAYYAPVDIVGLYWHLVDLIWIFLFPLLYLIH; encoded by the coding sequence ATGAGCGCCACCGCCGACCCCGCCCAGAACCCCGCCGACGACGGCGGGCATCACGACGCCCACGGCGAGCACGGGCACGACCCGAACCTGGCCCATCACTTCGACACGATGGAGCAGCAGTTCGAGTCGGGCAAGCTGGGCATGTGGGTGTTCCTCGCGACCGAGATCCTGATGTTCGGCGGGCTCTTCTGCGCCTACGCCATCTACCGGGGCAACAACCCCGAGATCTTCCTGTTCGCGCACCAGGCGCTGGACACGAACATGGGCGCGATCAACACCGTCGTCCTGCTGGCCAGCTCGTTCACGATGGCCGTGGGCGTGAAGGCGGCGTCGCAGGGGCGTCAGGCGCTGCTGCTGTCGATGCTGGTCATCACCTTCCTCGGCGGCGTGGGGTTCATGACCATCAAGTCGATGGAGTACGTGGCCAAGTGGGACAAGGGCCTGTGGATCGGCGACAAGAACGTCTTCTATGCCAACGCCGAGGGCTTCGAGAGCGCCGAGGCGAAGCAGAAGAAGGAGGACTCGACGATCCAGTACATCGAGAGCCACGGCCACGGGGACGGCCACGGGGGCGACGCGAGCCACGACGCGCCCGCGGCGCACGGCGGCGACGCGGCGCACGCCGGTGACCACAGCGACGCCCCGCTGGAGATGACCGACCGCAGAGCGGGCGTGCCGGGCGGCACCCCCGGGGAAGTGCACGACGGGCCCGTCGCCGAGAACGCCGCGGTGGGCGGCCACGCGGACGCGCCGGTGACCGAGGATCCCGCGGAGGTGGCCGCCGGCCGGCCCGGCGAGAACGCCGCCGTGCAGCCCGGCAACACGACCGGCGTCGGGCTCGCCGAGGACCACGGCTCCGGCTCCTCCCCGGCCCCCGGGCCCGACGCGGCGGACGTGGTGACGCAGCCCGCCCCGGTGCTCGGCGGGACCCCCTCCTGGCCGCCGGTGCCGGCGGACCACATGGTGCTTCCCGCCCCGGTGAACCTCGCGGCGGCGACCAACGAGCCCTTCCTCAACGCCGCCCCGGAGGTGGGCGTGATCGAGGGCATGGTCAGCGGCTCGGCGGAGGTGCAGGCCAAGGAGCTGGCCGGGCCCAAGCAGTACCCCGGGTTCCACAGCCTCTCGCCGCTGGACCAGGAGCGGACGCACATCTTCTTCCAGATCTACTTTGTGATGACGGGCCTCCACGGCCTGCACGTGCTCATCGGGATGGGGCTGATCTTCTGGGTCACGGTGGCCGCGATCAAGACGCCCTTCGGGCCGGCCTACTACGCCCCGGTCGACATCGTCGGCCTGTACTGGCACCTGGTCGATCTCATCTGGATCTTCCTGTTCCCGCTGCTGTACCTCATCCACTAA
- a CDS encoding HlyD family secretion protein produces the protein MAGRSRILTYGLPSVGAVALAAGVALVATNRPVATAEPPPRAPVAAPDAAAAGGAAAATPGEGGEPARFIGAIGVSEPAGEAIDIAAQRAGVVTAVEVMVGDRVAAGDPLFRVESGPAEREVALAEAEVGVAEAQAAALRGRVPVRRAAVGAAAAQRRAAEADRDDAQNRREVAESVSDKRAIAAQEVDARRFAAESAEARVATAAAEEASARADLSLLEAPGGGDGPELRAAAAQAGQARARLAAAETELGLLTVRAPVQAEVLQVNLRPGEFAPAAVPNQGLVVLGRPGPGHVRVEIDEVDVPRFREGARAWASPRGAAGDRIELEPAYVEPLLVPKRNLSGRTSELIDTRVLEAVYRLPEGFDAAGYGQQFDVYIAAEDAR, from the coding sequence ATGGCCGGAAGATCCCGAATCCTGACGTACGGGCTGCCTTCGGTGGGCGCGGTGGCGCTGGCCGCCGGCGTCGCGCTGGTGGCGACCAACCGCCCCGTGGCAACGGCCGAGCCGCCGCCGCGAGCGCCCGTGGCGGCGCCCGACGCGGCGGCGGCCGGCGGCGCGGCGGCCGCGACGCCGGGGGAAGGCGGCGAGCCCGCCCGCTTCATCGGCGCGATCGGCGTGAGCGAGCCGGCCGGCGAAGCCATCGACATCGCGGCCCAGCGGGCGGGCGTGGTGACGGCGGTGGAGGTCATGGTCGGCGACCGCGTCGCGGCCGGCGACCCGCTGTTCCGCGTGGAGTCGGGCCCCGCCGAGCGCGAGGTGGCGCTCGCCGAGGCGGAGGTCGGGGTGGCCGAGGCCCAGGCCGCCGCGCTCCGGGGCCGCGTGCCGGTGCGGCGGGCCGCCGTCGGGGCGGCCGCGGCGCAGCGGCGGGCCGCCGAGGCCGACCGCGACGACGCGCAGAACCGGCGGGAGGTGGCGGAGTCGGTCAGCGACAAGCGCGCCATCGCGGCGCAGGAGGTCGACGCGCGGCGTTTCGCCGCGGAGTCGGCGGAGGCGCGGGTGGCGACCGCCGCGGCCGAGGAGGCTTCGGCCCGGGCGGATCTGTCGCTGTTGGAGGCGCCCGGCGGCGGCGACGGGCCGGAGCTGCGGGCCGCCGCTGCGCAGGCGGGGCAAGCCCGCGCCCGCCTCGCCGCGGCCGAGACCGAGCTGGGCCTGCTGACGGTGCGGGCCCCGGTCCAAGCCGAGGTGCTCCAGGTGAACCTGCGGCCCGGCGAGTTCGCGCCGGCGGCGGTCCCGAACCAGGGCCTGGTTGTGCTCGGCCGTCCCGGCCCGGGCCACGTGCGCGTCGAGATCGACGAGGTGGACGTCCCCCGCTTCCGCGAGGGCGCCCGCGCCTGGGCGAGCCCCCGCGGCGCGGCCGGCGACCGCATCGAGCTCGAGCCCGCGTACGTCGAGCCGCTGCTGGTCCCGAAGCGCAACCTCTCGGGCCGCACCAGCGAGTTGATCGACACCCGCGTGCTGGAGGCCGTGTACCGGCTGCCCGAGGGCTTCGACGCGGCCGGCTACGGGCAGCAGTTCGACGTCTACATCGCCGCGGAGGACGCCCGGTGA
- a CDS encoding SCO family protein yields the protein MLPFRTRLRPLATAALVLLLAPLATAQRALPGAPTDGDDDPTAIPAPLRGVDVGQRIGNAVPLDAPLLDESGNTVRLRDYLADGEGNPVPVLLNLGYYDCPLLCVPVRTGIADAARQAAAVPGRDYRIVSISIKPEESPDVANLYKTRALKRMNRLDTTDASWAFLTGPESSVRPIADAVGFGYRYLPAQDDYAHGAYITFLSPGEGDETTPGTVTSYLNGVKYPPQQLDLAIGDASAGSLGSPFAGLIAWCYQFSGAHGQYVIVAKRVMALAGLVILVVLVVVLGLLFKWERARHARLRAGGAGGGEADDAGAPAAG from the coding sequence ATGCTCCCCTTCCGAACCCGGCTGCGCCCGCTCGCCACCGCCGCGTTGGTGCTGCTGCTCGCGCCGCTGGCGACCGCCCAGCGAGCCCTCCCCGGGGCGCCCACCGACGGCGACGACGACCCCACCGCCATCCCCGCCCCGCTGCGGGGCGTGGACGTCGGGCAACGCATCGGCAACGCCGTCCCGCTCGACGCCCCGCTGCTCGACGAGAGCGGGAACACGGTCCGCCTGCGCGACTACCTCGCCGACGGCGAGGGCAACCCGGTGCCGGTGCTCCTGAACCTGGGGTACTACGACTGCCCGCTGCTGTGCGTGCCGGTGCGGACCGGCATCGCCGACGCCGCCCGGCAGGCCGCGGCGGTGCCGGGTCGGGACTACCGGATCGTGTCGATCTCGATCAAGCCCGAGGAGTCACCGGACGTGGCGAACCTCTACAAGACGCGGGCCCTCAAGCGGATGAACCGCCTCGACACCACCGACGCCTCGTGGGCCTTCCTGACCGGGCCGGAGTCGTCCGTGCGGCCGATCGCCGACGCGGTCGGGTTCGGCTACCGGTACCTGCCGGCCCAGGACGACTACGCCCACGGCGCCTACATCACGTTCCTCTCGCCCGGCGAGGGCGACGAGACCACGCCGGGCACCGTCACCAGCTACCTCAACGGCGTCAAGTACCCGCCCCAGCAGCTCGATCTCGCCATCGGCGACGCCTCCGCCGGCAGCCTCGGCTCGCCCTTCGCGGGGCTGATCGCGTGGTGCTACCAGTTCAGCGGGGCCCACGGGCAGTACGTGATCGTCGCCAAGCGGGTGATGGCGCTCGCTGGGCTGGTGATCCTCGTCGTGCTGGTCGTCGTCCTCGGCCTCCTGTTCAAGTGGGAGCGAGCCCGCCACGCCCGGCTCCGGGCGGGCGGGGCCGGCGGGGGCGAAGCCGACGACGCGGGAGCGCCCGCCGCGGGCTGA